GTTCATCCGCGTGTTCCCCGACAAGCCGGTGAGCAAGAAGCCCCTCGAGCAGCGCATGGGCAAGGGCAAGGCCGACGTGGATTACTGGGCGGCGCGCGTTCGCCCCGGCACCATGCTCTACGAGCTGGCCGGCGTGCCCGAAGAGATGGCCCGCGAGGCGATGAAGCGCATGGCCATGAAGATGCCCGTTCGCTGCCGGTTCGTCAAGCGTCGGACCACCGTGGGCTAAGAAGCTGGATCGAGGGGCCGCTTGGTTCCTGGAAGTGAGTTGCGGGCCCCGCGGGGCACCGAGTTGGAGAAGGCGTCATGACCGGCGAAGAAGTTCGCAAGCTCGACAACAACGAGATCCAGGCCGAGCTCGTCCGGCTGCGCAAGCGCCTGTTCCAGCTGCGCGTGCAGGCGGCCACCGAGAAGGTCGAGGACAACAGCGAGTTCTCCAAGACCCGCAA
This Phycisphaerales bacterium DNA region includes the following protein-coding sequences:
- the rplP gene encoding 50S ribosomal protein L16 → MPPYKIPKRVKFRKEFRRVRDRKATKGNYVAFGDYGLQALEGCWLKSNQIEAGRIASTHFLKRQGKLFIRVFPDKPVSKKPLEQRMGKGKADVDYWAARVRPGTMLYELAGVPEEMAREAMKRMAMKMPVRCRFVKRRTTVG
- the rpmC gene encoding 50S ribosomal protein L29, with the translated sequence MTGEEVRKLDNNEIQAELVRLRKRLFQLRVQAATEKVEDNSEFSKTRKDIARLMTERSARQHAKKAG